A region of the Candidatus Finniella inopinata genome:
AACGGGGATTGGGTCAACCTCTTTACGTTGTTCCTTTGGCGCTTGCGTATGTCCAATTGCTCCCGTCGCCAGGCAATAATAGCCTAAAACTCTTTGGTCATCGGCTACCACGTAGGTGCGTGCGCGTTTTGCAAGTTGATCTCTGAAGGCGACCTTTTTCAGGTATTCATTGAGGGAAGGAACTCCACAGTCGAATCGGGAAATCCTATGTTCTTCAGTGATGGGCGCGGGCGGGGATAAACGCGTGTTCATTCCCATATGGTCACTCCCAAGGGGCTTTCGTTTGAATCAGGCGGTTCAGTCGTTCAGTGGGCTCAAGCGGATTGTCCAGCATGGTTTGCAGTTTGGCGAAATCCTTGGTATCAAGGGAAAAATACGTCTGCTCAAGCAAGATGATTTCCGCCTCGCGACACGACGCCTCCAACATAAAGTCTGATCGGCTGCGGCCAAGTCGTTCAGCT
Encoded here:
- a CDS encoding DUF1778 domain-containing protein, with product MTYKKPQEPVAISIRAKAHQRDLIDQAAERLGRSRSDFMLEASCREAEIILLEQTYFSLDTKDFAKLQTMLDNPLEPTERLNRLIQTKAPWE
- a CDS encoding GNAT family N-acetyltransferase — encoded protein: MNTRLSPPAPITEEHRISRFDCGVPSLNEYLKKVAFRDQLAKRARTYVVADDQRVLGYYCLATGAIGHTQAPKEQRKEVDPIPVLVLSRVAVHKAYHNQGIGRALLRNAVQRSLQASKIAGVSALLVHALSQPARRFYLSNGLLESPINPGILYL